In Porites lutea chromosome 7, jaPorLute2.1, whole genome shotgun sequence, a single window of DNA contains:
- the LOC140944983 gene encoding tetratricopeptide repeat protein 28-like isoform X2, whose translation MAERILQDIAEQKKRLTKAQISKNTAEKADAYYNLGTAYYFLEDFHRAIEYLKQYLSIAEEVGDRAGAGRAYCHLGWAYQSLGDSQRAIEYHNQHISIAKEIGERAEEGCGYTNLGDAYESLREFQRAIEYHNQHLSIAKEVGNRACQGKALAKLGFAYCSLNEFQRAIEYNNKYLIIAKEAGDRAGQGQGYGILGNIYLVFGEYQRALEYTNKSLIIAKEDGNRAMEGEAYSVLGPTYLKLNEFERAMECHKKQLSIANEVGDRRGKGLAYLNIGEVHNSLGDVPRAMEYYKQSLRNAEEIGDRDGQGHAYCHLGSCYARLHDFKEAIECYKQHLRISEEIGDRKAEACAHVGLGQSFLHSYSLNEALEHFRCSVKVYDTIRASSISEDELKISFRTQHQFAYTYLWYVLVMLERNDEALYAAERGRAQALLDALKVTYGLTSPSPRSIESEEEVRNISRKTTALTVFLALHLKTVNIWVLGKEGNPIFRQAEIEIGCEHEDSFTLLLDTVLKNIRDGVGIRCENRSMDKLSDDSTPSSTREDNQTSEPSQETTDFLQPLYDAVLGPIEDLLDGDELIVVPDGALCLAPWAALRESLRIRMVPSLRSLEVITDSPCEYHSQSGALIVGDPCLEKVTNKWGNPIYEQLKYARMEVEMIGEILESQPLTGKDATKEAVLQRIASVALVHIAAHGRKETGEIVLAPNPQSGSKPPTEEDYILKMSDIQAVRLRARLVVLSCAHSGQGKVSSEGVVGMARAFLFAGARSVLAALWAIDDEATMMFMKSFYQQLGSGEIASVALQRAMKCLRDSHDFSAPRYWAPFVLIGDDVKIELKKKH comes from the exons ATGGCAGAAAGAATACTACAAGATATAGCTGAACAAAAGAAGCGTCTTACAAAAGCGCAAATCAGTAAAAACACGGCAGAGAAAGCAGATGCCTACTACAATCTAGGCACTGCTTATTACTTCCTCGAGGACTTCCatcgagcaatagagtacctcAAGCAATACCTGAGCATTGCTGAGGAAGTCGGTGACAGAGCAG GTGCAGGACGTGCCTATTGCCATCTCGGCTGGGCTTACCAATCCCTCGGTGACTcccaacgagcaatagagtaccacaaccAGCACATCAGCATTGCCAAGGAAATTGGTGAGAGGGCAGAAGAAGGATGTGGCTATACCAATCTCGGCGATGCTTATGAATCCCTCAGAGaattccaacgagcaatagagtaccacaatcaACACCTcagcattgccaaggaagttggtaACAGGGCATGTCAAGGCAAAGCCCTTGCCAAGCTCGGCTTTGCTTATTGCAGCCTTAATGAATTCCAAAGAGCAATAGAGTACAACAATAAATACCTCATCATTGCCAAGGAAGCTGGTGACAGGGCAGGGCAAGGGCAAGGCTATGGCATTCTCGGcaatatttatttagttttcggCGAATACCAACGAGCACTAGAGTACACCAACAAAAGCCTCATCATTGCCAAGGAAGATGGTAACAGGGCAATGGAAGGCGAAGCCTATTCCGTTCTCGGCCCTACTTATCTCAAACTTAATGAGTTCGAACGAGCAATGGAGTGCCACAAGAAACAGCTGAGCATTGCCAATGAAGTCGGTGACAGAAGAGGAAAAGGACTTGCCTATTTAAACATCGGCGAAGTTCATAATTCCCTCGGCGACGTGCCACGAGCAATGGAGTACTACAAGCAATCCCTAAGAAATGCCGAGGAAATCGGGGACAGGGATGGACAAGGACATGCCTATTGCCACCTCGGAAGTTGTTATGCACGTCTCCACGACTTCAAGGAAGCAATAGAGTGTTACAAGCAACACCTGAGGATTTCCGAGGAAATCGGGGACAGGAAGGCAGAAGCGTGTGCCCATGTCGGTCTGGGTCAATCTTTTTTGCATTCATATTCCTTGAATGAGGCTTTAGAACATTTTAGATGCAGTGTAAAAGTCTATGACACCATTAGAGCCAGTTCTATCTCGGAAGATGaattgaaaataagtttccGTACGCAACATCAATTTGCCTATACTTATTTATGGTACGTTTTAGTAATGCTTGAAAGGAATGATGAGGCCTTATACGCTGCTGAGAGGGGACGGGCACAGGCTTTGCTCGATGCCTTAAAAGTAACTTATGGCCTTACATCACCTTCTCCCAGGTCAATTGAATCTGAAGAAGAAGTCAGAAATATTTCAAGGAAGACAACTGCTTTAACAGTTTTTCTGGCCCTTCATTTGAAAACAGTCAATATCTGGGTGTTGGGAAAAGAGGGCAACCCTATCTTTAGGCAAGCAGAGATAGAAATTGGTTGTGAACACGAAGATTCCTTTACTCTCCTTTTAGACactgttttgaaaaacattAGGGATGGCGTCGGTATTAGGTGCGAAAACCGGTCAATGGATAAGCTGAGTGATGACTCAACTCCCTCAAGTACTCGAGAAGACAATCAAACATCGGAGCCATCACAGGAGACCACCGACTTTTTACAGCCATTATATGATGCAGTTCTTGGTCCCATTGAAGACTTGCTTGATGGTGATGAACTAATTGTAGTCCCCGATGGTGCTTTGTGCTTAGCTCCCTGGGCAGCCTTAAGAGAATCGTTAAGAATCCGTATGGTTCCCTCACTGAGAAGTTTGGAAGTCATCACAGATTCGCCATGTGAATACCACAGTCAAAGTGGAGCCTTAATTGTCGGAGACCCATGTTTGGAGAAAGTTACAAATAAATGGGGCAACCCCATTTATGAGCAGCTGAAGTACGCAAGAATGGAAGTGGAGATGATTGGAGAAATTCTCGAAAGTCAACCTTTAACAGGTAAAGATGCAACCAAAGAAGCGGTACTTCAGAGAATCGCGTCAGTTGCTTTGGTTCACATCGCAGCCCACGGAAGGAAGGAGACTGGAGAAATTGTTTTGGCTCCAAACCCCCAATCGGGATCCAAGCCTCCTACGGAGGAGGACTATATTTTGAAAATGTCTGACATACAAGCTGTTAGGCTGAGGGCGAGGCTTGTTGTGCTTAGTTGCGCCCACAGTGGTCAAGGAAAGGTATCGTCTGAGGGTGTGGTCGGTATGGCGCGTGCTTTTTTGTTCGCTGGTGCTCGTTCCGTGCTGGCGGCGCTTTGGGCAATTGATGACGAAGCCACAATGATGTTTATGAAGTCTTTCTACCAACAACTTGGAAGTGGAGAAATTGCAAGTGTTGCTCTTCAGAGGGCCATGAAATGTCTTCGAGACTCCCACGATTTTTCTGCCCCGAGGTATTGGGCTCCATTTGTTCTGATTGGTGATGATGTTAAGATTGAATTGAAGAAGAAACATTGA
- the LOC140944983 gene encoding tetratricopeptide repeat protein 28-like isoform X1, with the protein MAERILQDIAEQKKRLTKAQISKNTAEKADAYYNLGTAYYFLEDFHRAIEYLKQYLSIAEEVGDRAGAGRAYGNLGCVYRSLGDSQTALEYQKKSLSIAKEVGDRAGAGRAYCHLGWAYQSLGDSQRAIEYHNQHISIAKEIGERAEEGCGYTNLGDAYESLREFQRAIEYHNQHLSIAKEVGNRACQGKALAKLGFAYCSLNEFQRAIEYNNKYLIIAKEAGDRAGQGQGYGILGNIYLVFGEYQRALEYTNKSLIIAKEDGNRAMEGEAYSVLGPTYLKLNEFERAMECHKKQLSIANEVGDRRGKGLAYLNIGEVHNSLGDVPRAMEYYKQSLRNAEEIGDRDGQGHAYCHLGSCYARLHDFKEAIECYKQHLRISEEIGDRKAEACAHVGLGQSFLHSYSLNEALEHFRCSVKVYDTIRASSISEDELKISFRTQHQFAYTYLWYVLVMLERNDEALYAAERGRAQALLDALKVTYGLTSPSPRSIESEEEVRNISRKTTALTVFLALHLKTVNIWVLGKEGNPIFRQAEIEIGCEHEDSFTLLLDTVLKNIRDGVGIRCENRSMDKLSDDSTPSSTREDNQTSEPSQETTDFLQPLYDAVLGPIEDLLDGDELIVVPDGALCLAPWAALRESLRIRMVPSLRSLEVITDSPCEYHSQSGALIVGDPCLEKVTNKWGNPIYEQLKYARMEVEMIGEILESQPLTGKDATKEAVLQRIASVALVHIAAHGRKETGEIVLAPNPQSGSKPPTEEDYILKMSDIQAVRLRARLVVLSCAHSGQGKVSSEGVVGMARAFLFAGARSVLAALWAIDDEATMMFMKSFYQQLGSGEIASVALQRAMKCLRDSHDFSAPRYWAPFVLIGDDVKIELKKKH; encoded by the coding sequence ATGGCAGAAAGAATACTACAAGATATAGCTGAACAAAAGAAGCGTCTTACAAAAGCGCAAATCAGTAAAAACACGGCAGAGAAAGCAGATGCCTACTACAATCTAGGCACTGCTTATTACTTCCTCGAGGACTTCCatcgagcaatagagtacctcAAGCAATACCTGAGCATTGCTGAGGAAGTCGGTGACAGAGCAGGTgcaggacgtgcctatggcaatctcggctgTGTTTACAGATCCCTCGGTGACTCTCAAACAGCACTAGAGTACCAGAAGAAAAGCCTgagcattgccaaggaagttggtgacagAGCAGGTGCAGGACGTGCCTATTGCCATCTCGGCTGGGCTTACCAATCCCTCGGTGACTcccaacgagcaatagagtaccacaaccAGCACATCAGCATTGCCAAGGAAATTGGTGAGAGGGCAGAAGAAGGATGTGGCTATACCAATCTCGGCGATGCTTATGAATCCCTCAGAGaattccaacgagcaatagagtaccacaatcaACACCTcagcattgccaaggaagttggtaACAGGGCATGTCAAGGCAAAGCCCTTGCCAAGCTCGGCTTTGCTTATTGCAGCCTTAATGAATTCCAAAGAGCAATAGAGTACAACAATAAATACCTCATCATTGCCAAGGAAGCTGGTGACAGGGCAGGGCAAGGGCAAGGCTATGGCATTCTCGGcaatatttatttagttttcggCGAATACCAACGAGCACTAGAGTACACCAACAAAAGCCTCATCATTGCCAAGGAAGATGGTAACAGGGCAATGGAAGGCGAAGCCTATTCCGTTCTCGGCCCTACTTATCTCAAACTTAATGAGTTCGAACGAGCAATGGAGTGCCACAAGAAACAGCTGAGCATTGCCAATGAAGTCGGTGACAGAAGAGGAAAAGGACTTGCCTATTTAAACATCGGCGAAGTTCATAATTCCCTCGGCGACGTGCCACGAGCAATGGAGTACTACAAGCAATCCCTAAGAAATGCCGAGGAAATCGGGGACAGGGATGGACAAGGACATGCCTATTGCCACCTCGGAAGTTGTTATGCACGTCTCCACGACTTCAAGGAAGCAATAGAGTGTTACAAGCAACACCTGAGGATTTCCGAGGAAATCGGGGACAGGAAGGCAGAAGCGTGTGCCCATGTCGGTCTGGGTCAATCTTTTTTGCATTCATATTCCTTGAATGAGGCTTTAGAACATTTTAGATGCAGTGTAAAAGTCTATGACACCATTAGAGCCAGTTCTATCTCGGAAGATGaattgaaaataagtttccGTACGCAACATCAATTTGCCTATACTTATTTATGGTACGTTTTAGTAATGCTTGAAAGGAATGATGAGGCCTTATACGCTGCTGAGAGGGGACGGGCACAGGCTTTGCTCGATGCCTTAAAAGTAACTTATGGCCTTACATCACCTTCTCCCAGGTCAATTGAATCTGAAGAAGAAGTCAGAAATATTTCAAGGAAGACAACTGCTTTAACAGTTTTTCTGGCCCTTCATTTGAAAACAGTCAATATCTGGGTGTTGGGAAAAGAGGGCAACCCTATCTTTAGGCAAGCAGAGATAGAAATTGGTTGTGAACACGAAGATTCCTTTACTCTCCTTTTAGACactgttttgaaaaacattAGGGATGGCGTCGGTATTAGGTGCGAAAACCGGTCAATGGATAAGCTGAGTGATGACTCAACTCCCTCAAGTACTCGAGAAGACAATCAAACATCGGAGCCATCACAGGAGACCACCGACTTTTTACAGCCATTATATGATGCAGTTCTTGGTCCCATTGAAGACTTGCTTGATGGTGATGAACTAATTGTAGTCCCCGATGGTGCTTTGTGCTTAGCTCCCTGGGCAGCCTTAAGAGAATCGTTAAGAATCCGTATGGTTCCCTCACTGAGAAGTTTGGAAGTCATCACAGATTCGCCATGTGAATACCACAGTCAAAGTGGAGCCTTAATTGTCGGAGACCCATGTTTGGAGAAAGTTACAAATAAATGGGGCAACCCCATTTATGAGCAGCTGAAGTACGCAAGAATGGAAGTGGAGATGATTGGAGAAATTCTCGAAAGTCAACCTTTAACAGGTAAAGATGCAACCAAAGAAGCGGTACTTCAGAGAATCGCGTCAGTTGCTTTGGTTCACATCGCAGCCCACGGAAGGAAGGAGACTGGAGAAATTGTTTTGGCTCCAAACCCCCAATCGGGATCCAAGCCTCCTACGGAGGAGGACTATATTTTGAAAATGTCTGACATACAAGCTGTTAGGCTGAGGGCGAGGCTTGTTGTGCTTAGTTGCGCCCACAGTGGTCAAGGAAAGGTATCGTCTGAGGGTGTGGTCGGTATGGCGCGTGCTTTTTTGTTCGCTGGTGCTCGTTCCGTGCTGGCGGCGCTTTGGGCAATTGATGACGAAGCCACAATGATGTTTATGAAGTCTTTCTACCAACAACTTGGAAGTGGAGAAATTGCAAGTGTTGCTCTTCAGAGGGCCATGAAATGTCTTCGAGACTCCCACGATTTTTCTGCCCCGAGGTATTGGGCTCCATTTGTTCTGATTGGTGATGATGTTAAGATTGAATTGAAGAAGAAACATTGA